From the genome of Hevea brasiliensis isolate MT/VB/25A 57/8 unplaced genomic scaffold, ASM3005281v1 Scaf584, whole genome shotgun sequence:
TGCATCACGAGCCTGAGAATTAGAGGGCTGACTTCTAGGTGAATAAAAAGTTCCCAATATCTCCCATAATATCATTCTCAGAGTTTTAGTTCTTCTATCTTCTTTGTTATCCTCTGCCACTGCTTTATCAGACACAAGGACTTCCTGTGCAGTTACAAATCTAAATTCGTCTTCCCTCTGTGAGTTCCCATCCCTACCTCCCTTCCTTTCGTAGGTAAGTCCATCAAACTTCTTCTGCATGCCATAAGCAGAACATAAAACTGACATCTCATTTGCAAAAGGCTTTACTGAATGTGTTACTGGTGCATCCTGTGCTCTGCTAAACTTTTTCCTCCTCTCACTGGTGGCTGGTAAATTGGAACCTTCTATTGCaaaaccaagagtctgtgaagTTGACGTTTTTTGGTGAAAGGATCTAGTAGTAATCCATGGGGAAGTGGCTATCTCTGGAGCTTCAGTTTGTTTCCTTTCACTAGCATCAATGACATCTTTCCCCTTGTTTTTATTTTCAAGATAATTTTCTTTATTAGAATTTTTCCTTTCTGCGTAATTTTCTTTAATACAATTTTTCCTTTGTGCATTTGATGCAATAATCTCATCTTCCTTTGAAGCTTCAGATCTTTTCTTCGCCAGTAAGTCTATCATAATTCcaattgaaatttttctagattGACTGGATGGATGATACTTGCTGCCAAAACTGCAAAGGTCGTGCATACGATCCTGAAACATGTTTTAACAAGGCATCACCCATTTATTTACTAAACTGCAAACTTTCCTGGAAATTCCATTGCTTTCTGCTGCTTGCTCAATGAAGATTAGACAGAATTTCAACATTTTTTCCTTTCTTAATGAAGATTTTAGAGCTAAATTAATTTCAAGCCTTTCAAAGCTAATAAAATTTCATTAGGAAAGCAACACTTTAAAATTGCACAGTATGGAAAttctaaatcaaatcaaatcaagttATGTATAGCCACATGCAGCTGACCATTCCAAATAAAAACAACATTAATTTCTTCAATTTACTACACTTTCTAATTtgcatattattaaaataataattttaatattaaataattttatttgtcatgttattaattcttttttaattttattttaattaaaataataaataattttaatatataaaattagaaaaataatattttattatgtcaaacttatttttatcttaattaaaaaaaatacatgaatttatttattttaaaacttaattttaaatttatttggttttttcaattttaattttaaaaacttcCCCCACCCTGGCTCTGTTTCCAGTCAACATTCTCCCTTGTCCCCTCACTTTCGAAACTCAACCCCAAAACCATCATCTACAGACCGCTAAAGCTCAGGTGCTCAATCACAGAGCAGTCCACTACCATTTCTTCTTCTAAGCTCGGCGGCGAAACCCGATTCAATGACGGACATCCCGGGCGGACTGCGTGATTATAGGAATCGGCTCGTCACCAACCACCGCCATGTTTTTCCCAACTACATCGTCACCGAGGCCAGAGATCGCGCAGGTGGCAACATCACAACCATCGAAAGGGACGGCTATCTATGGGAAGAGGGTCATAATAGTTTCCAGCCCTCCGATCCTATGCTCACCATGGTGGTACGTATCGTTAGGGAGAAATAAGTTTCATGATTTTCCATGCAATTTCTATTTCATTTCAGTGATTAACTAACGTTTCCTGATGTCATGTATTCATAATTTTGTGGGCGGATAGGGAATTTTCAAGGGATTATCTGCACAGCTGGTTGTTGGTTGAATTagttgattttattttgttattatgGGTGGATAGTGGATTAACGGATAATCTTTTGGCGGATCCTAATGCACCACGTTTTGTGTTGTGTCTTAAATGTGTTGCAATAAATGACATACAATGGTTTCTATCCAAATGACACAAATCAAGTTAAAACATGGCCAGTTAGTTCGTTGCAATGAACAAGCTCTCTCTGACTGACTTAGAATTTCACCAATCGAAATTCTTGGAATGTTCTGAAGTTTATAATACTATTTGTTATATTTTGAATGGATTATGGTAACTGGATTGATCTAAAAATTTTGTTATGTGCAGGTGTTTATGCAGGCGATCCTTCAAAACTAAGCATGAAAGCAGCATTTGGAAAAGTTTGGAAGATGAAGCAAAATGGTGGAAGTATCATTGGTGGCACTTTCAAGGGCAATTTATCAAGAGGGagtaaatgaaaaaataaattaccaAAGGGGGgtaacataaaaattatttatcgaAAGGGGGTGGGATTTGACGATTTggcacacagagagagagagagagagagagagagagagagagagagagagagagagagagagagagagagagagagagagggggaaaATTTCACTATGATTAGCGTATAGGTGTTTAGGAAAAATTAATAACTTTTTGAGGACTGAaatggaaaaaaataattaaaaaataactagCTAGCAGAATGCTAATTAGGGTAGCGATCAAGTGTTACCTTGACACACAAATATTCTCGCATTGATTGATCTGTAAAAAGTGGATTGACCTGTAAAAAAAAAGTGGACTGATCTGTAAAAGTGCCAAGCAGGTTGCTACCTAGGAAAGCGTCTGCCTACTAGCTTGAAGGgacttatgtcacaccttactcctctgtaagacataatatgatcctgtagaatacctaatgaactaacgaacttcatctactgataactcattaagtaccctataaataattttaaaacaattttcttatttttataagtggtgagcattttctaatagatattaaaatgatttgttcaaagttttaaaactagtaaaaatttttgttccattttattttttcgcaaattttatagaaatttcagcagagtgccgtctatatttcttcaaatacctataaaaagcacttccaaagatttatctcaacaacttcatcaatttcacaacaATTCCAaccaattttaatatcatttctcaatttccaaaattcaacaatcatcaaaatactaccgattaatttcattcaaattaaaacaaaatattttcattcatatttcattaaagataaaataatttatatacatcattacaaaaatttacattaaaagaaattcaaactaaaatttattacaagctttatataactctatacaactttatacaactttatacaactgctcataaccaattttacatgttcatacagttacatacatcaaaacagtttctacaatcagggtataaaatatacccgataacttcaaagtaggtagctcctcaatcctcagcagctcactgtgctgctcctctagtctctatatctgcgataacaataacaactatcgctgagtactagaactcagtggtgcacaaacatactaaaataatctttatgcggaatttaaaacatatttattcaaaaattaaactgaacatgtgatatcaatacaaaacatgatttacaagattttagttcaaataattttatttcaaaagtctcaaaaccatttacataaaaacacacagttatatcatgtcattcaaaataaatataatctcaatagccagaggctaaggagaagtcacaacacaagcctagctagctcaaatatatgagaacccattctttttcttcttctattggcacacatctcaacacttcagccagagaaggaatcaaaattcgaaactgatttcccccactagtaatgctagtgaggtgttcaaatatatggtcatgacactgtggtttcaaaacttatcttaacaatttactaaacatttattgccatttcaaacatacacaaataaactttcaacaattcaaagcaaaagcataatatacatttcatgcactttgtaaatgaattttaaagcatattgatgttgtgcacaaaccttaagtgagtcgcctcttggccttgactcgatccctcgagttctttcccggtattcttttccactgaaacacacagtttcacagtgtttcatatcataactcattataaattcaaaaataaattcaaattcacttatatctagctttaatacgctaaacttggcgttctttaaattttgaatttcggtgttactattcatgatactattcaagtcaatttattgactttctaaggcttaataagtatgggaattccaacttcacccacataccacattttggttactaaatttgttggttttggttgtttactcaaattctaagtcttttaggcaaatttgtaaattttcagttttggtgtcttatgttgcactatttcattggtcattttgctgttagaatttgataaaattttctccacagaaaatgttccctgttgtcttaaatttattctcattttttaattactccaattagagttttttagctcaagttatagccatttaaatcatggctgccggattggacttaacccagatttctgggtaaattctggttctggcagttttaggttaccaattttgggtaactaaatgacttggttaagggcataatttaggtttgtattcttgattaaatttttaggtctatatctcagctttccactggtaaaatttcaggtcatttagaccttcctagcccaagttatggccaactgttcatttggtcatttttatacaggtcagattgcctaagtctgaatttggtcaatttgttcactaggttttagtcactttttgggcatgattcctaaatgaaaaatgtgtcattttgtgtttagtttcattctcaattggcctcacaccaattgggcttgtaaattttcagtgttggtccctaaaatggaccttggtcctgctgcctgcagcatgaccctaatcactccgaatttaaacttaattctaacactttcaacatacatcaattggtcacaaatgaccattttcatctcaaacaaggtcaaacacaccatttgatcacttcttcaaatttttgtgtcacgacccaacctatgggccggaccagcactaggacctgggccagcctaaagcccccgaggcccgtagtaagccttaactattcattaacccaactctaaggcccatttgggcccaatatcaagaaaacaaacggacagagtccggccataaaatggactttccaacggggagttttcgactcacccgacctgtaaacacaataaacaatccattggggagctcagctcaccctccacatactcatcaacatgataataaatgggagctcggctcctcatccaatccatcaaacagacttaaaatattaagtttacagtccaacatgaatataatattacggaccaatttcaaataattatcgctaacacatgcggaaattctagtagtaattaaaattacacaatattgataaacacctTGCGAGGTAAAAAGGAATGTTAACCCATTAAAATATATCCTCCTGTgtcctttaaaaatttttgaacagtagTGAGCTTTAGACTCAgatagtaaaatatcaatcttaactataatctctataactatctgaaactttTGATACCTGTAGATTTAAATGCAAAATAAACAACATTttaacatcataacatcaaaaggtaatttggcgCACTCACACAACCTGTAGTATGAATCATATCATATGGGAGCTGATACCCTATAAaggtctcttaaatccaacctggtgccatcCAATTACTCAACCTCGGACTTCCACagaataaccaaatcgagggtcccaaattactcaagccgtgactaccctcgaaggaacgggtcccaatgaattactcaagccgtgactaccccgccctatccatagtccacaccacatcacacgcacgccaacgcacgcacaccgctccaaattaccacaacaacatccatggtacatcaatgctatgaatgcaacataaatcgtgcctagagtttaactacataaatatatgcatataagtgatgcatgggcatgccgaacatataataatatcgaaattataattaaaattaatattttactcacgcacttgacgacaaattatcgtggcggtgggcggaggaagaaggtcattccagctcaccgacaatcatattacatttatttaatacaacctgactcaatacaaataaagaaaagaccaattacgccctaagtcgtgcgaaaatccgcagagtctccctatacctaggacctacccaacccgcaaagggctaaaaacgcacttctatactcacaatccatacatcagctcaatcatatcacacagcccctcccgcccatcaaatcaatcatccatcacaatacgcaaaatttcaatttagtccttattattgatcatttttgcaaaaccgcccaaacaagctctaaaaattataaaactttgcccgcggtccttagcaatattactaagctattgcaaaagaatcaaaattatctaagctaccacgaatattttatggatttttaatcctattaaagcactagaaaattacgtaaaaactaggttcgggtttaccattgacgattccgacttcgggacgccacgacgtcgacaatgggggctagccaaaacctcgcccaattcgagacttttccgccACGGTCCGTTCGCCCAAATTTGCGTATCCGgtcaatcgtcgaatttccgcgaatcgaggatacctacacgaagcccataacacggggttagcacataaatttttctaattttctaagctcatttaatgctcaaatTACAACTgcggttccgtgggacccaccaaaaacggtgtcggaaaaatttgaaatttatgtcgttgcgaagctctcgacgaatggagcgtgctggtggcctcggttttctcgtgggattcacggttttcgagaaatctagcccaaaagtcgaaatgggctaaaatcttcccgagcaaaaatcggacaaaccgctcgatggatttcggcgttcttggtgtctatggaaagctctcgccgagtagatgattttagacacaagacccggtccaatcggtggccggatcggccggatttggccggagaaactggagcgacgcgcgcgcgcaggggaggggaggagagagaaaagaaagagaaaagagagggacgacgcgcgcgggagaagaaaaaggaaagggagccggtttgattcgaccggtccgatccggtccggttcgattctgccggttcgattcgaaatacaaaattttgaatttttactctgcctcgggaccgaaaacgaggtccaaaaattccgaaaaaatttcagaaaactcagaaaaatacgtagactccaaatatatttttagttttgccacgtggtctttaaattaatttttaaaaatcatcaaagtttatattttcggaaaatcgaacccgatttttaaaatccgaaaaatctcaaaaaaattcctaaaatttaaataaaattaaaatatcaaaaatactcataaataataaaatttggggtgttacattttgtctcccaaaccctaggtgtcaaaaccctaactatactaattgttacatttcacTACATCAAAACATACCAATATCACTTCCACACTCATACAAGCTTACCAACactattaattcaatcaaattcatacattatcATCACAAATCCTAGTTGGCCAaaatttacttctagtcctccacacttgtttttatttcattttaatcatatttctaagttaattagactAAACATAAACACTAGGCTACAAATTCCAAGTTTAAatgactaacctcaatctttgatgtccaattcttcaattttcttcttttttctttttctttgcttcttcaatcttcttctcaaagcccaaacacaaggttttatgaagtggttatgagagaaattagggtttagtagaGGTTTAAaagtaagctttaatggagtttcctTTCATGGTGaaatgagagagagatgagagagggagGATGGCTTAAGGGAGAAGATgaatcttttttttctttctttcttttctttttcttttatggatttatcctttaggaagaccataaattaaattttaattataatatttattgcatcatgcatgatgtcatcacttttcaatttttcattttcttttttttttatttgttttttcattagttctttaatttaattttcaattccgaaattttcttttctccgattttatttgacagttaggtcaggagtcagctctaggagtcaattgaccaaattgcccctcgccagttcgacccggtttgtaaataatttaatatttctttcggatctctaacctaattatttgaccggcttaacaattctttttcataattttctcttttccactgtgttcgcaatagccctaaggaccgcggcgtcacattttatggttcgaaatttgagtttaaatcgatttcgcaatccttcccgagaaggtcacccatcgctgtgactctcagctcatttaacttcttgtgttctatttttcttatttatacttaactatttaacaattactaattatttgtatttagggcTCATCTAGTTGtcgtagatgtggttctaatcccctcaattgtccggactgacactgaacactggaatagtgaaatataccaggctatacaaataggggtattacaacccATCAGCCAAGCACTACCCATGGTAGCATCTAGCTGATGCATCCTGTCAACCCACAGGGAGACACTACCCTATGTAGAGTCCACTGTGTCCAGTACCATCCCCTATAACACACACAACTTGACCCTCACCCTCTATATAAATCTCCTTTCCCTCTCTATTTCATTTTATGCATCGGCCAAACATCTCCAAATATTGAAggtatgtgtttttttttttttaattatgtatagtgataaatttaatattaaagaaaataatttttgtattaataaaatatttttaaaatttaatagtgaAATAAAATATCATGTAATGATTGAAATAGTGTAGTtatgaatttatttcaataaaagtaaaaaatatatatattagtgaaaattaaatattacactgtgaaatttaaattacaaaaaattattAGGTATAAAACATGATTTTATGTATAAAGAAGGTAATAAATTTGTTGAAAATaggaaaaatattattattaatttgaatATATATTCAGAAATTTTTTGAGAGAAAAAAATAGTTGAAAGTAATATAAGATGTGGTTTTTtagttgtaaataatgaaaaaatattaaaagtataATAACTTAAGAAAAATCTTGAGATTATTTTTTTGTATTGTGTATTATATTTTTTGGTAAAAGTAATTAGGTAAAATATAGATAATATATTacatatttttttaagaaaaataatgtaTTATTTTTAGAGTATTTAAAATAAACatgaaataaatttatattgttacaaaaatttaattatgtagtATAATTCTCAATGTATTACTAGATTTAGGAAAATAGGATAAAATCTTTATATGCATTAGGGGTGAGCAATCTGTTCAAACCGaatcaaatcaaaccgaaccgaattaaattataaaaatcgaactgtcaattttagaaaccgaactgaaccgaaattGGTGAAAACccgaatcgaactgaaccgaacagctttatttcggttcggttcggtttaaactgatcggtttaatttttgattgattttttaatttagactttattttcaagttatttggtctaattttaacttcggtttgaacctaataaccattaatcaatgaaattaaacaattaatatatataaaattaaatataattcataaattttccataaaaataaattaattcaaaaatcgattcagttcgatttgactatataatcactatttggttcggttcgatttaatcgatttttttctcttcaaaatcgaaccgaaccgaaataaccgaaatttttataaattaaaaccgaaccgaaccgattaaattttaaaaccgaaccgattgaaccgaattgactcggttcggttcggtttttcgatttgaaccgaattctgctcagccctaatATGCATTATTTTTTATGTGTAATAAATTTAGTAGTGTGGTAAAAAATTTGTAttagtaaaaatataaaaataaaaattattattagtgAAAATGATATATTATGATGTTAAATTGAAATtaggaaaaaaattattaaaagtataataagttaaaaaaatatatattgaaatgatttttttttatttttgtaatatgtcttatatttaaaatattttaatttatattattataaaaaaaattaattatgtactTTAATTGTGAATATGTTATTTGATTTAGAAAAATAGGATAAAATGTatatatgataattttattttttttatgtgtaaACAATATATTATTAGcaattgtaattatttttttctacTTCGTAAATTTTTTATCATGTAAATTTAAATTGATAATATTCACTTGAAGAtacaaaaaagaagaaaaatattataatttttttatgggtgcatgtaaatttattttggaagaAGTCAAATTCCTGGATATAAGAGACTTTTGAATTTGAAGGGATTGCAATTGATCGTCATTTTATGAGAAAAAAAGTCagtaattagttaaattttataatttatttatatttattgtatAGTTAATagttagtttatatatatatatatatatatatatatatatatatatatgtaaactttaacaaatttattacaaataataatattaaattatatattattgagCATATTAGTCTAATTAGTTTAATCGAAAAGTAAAATATATTAGTTTCGGTTTGCTCTCATACATTAAGTGGTCCAATTGTCTGAAattgtattaaaattttatttctaatatttATGTTGTATTtacataatattttaaatatatattatagattgtaagaattgttattttttatATGTGAATATGTCAACTCCACGTTATGCTACAGTGTATTGGGATgacaatattattttgggtaataatgaatatgattattgtgaGGGTATATCAGCTGTGTTTAGTATTGGTAGTAGATTAAAATATGCAAATCTCGTGATGAAAATAGTACATACAATTTTCCTAGTAGAAGGACGCAAATTCATTAAGCATATCATTTTTAGAAAACCCAAACTAAGCATAGGTGTTTTGAATTGGGCTTGTATGGAATTGGAAAATGATAATGATGTAtcaataatatttaatttcattgagcaAATAGGAGGTATGGAATCGATAAAATTGTACGTTGACATTTACTGATCTGATGGTAGCGTAAATATCGTTGATGAAGTCAGCCCATCGAATACTATTACATCAGAAAATCCTAAGAGTGTGGATGATGTCAATGACACTACAAGTGATGTTCGTCAATGTCATGATGTTGGTTAAAGTCAATTGGATATTGATAATGAATCGGACGATAGTGGTCACGTAGATGATGAAGATTCAGAAGACGAAGATAATTTTTCGTGTTACAGTGATGACATAGATAATGATGATTATGGTACTGATCTCAATTTGGTTAATTATTACAACACTAGTGTGTCAAACCCAATTATTCCAATTGTGGCTCCTTTACCTTACTCGAAAAAAGATTTTTTATTGTTAACTATTGACACATTCTCAAAATTGTAGTCTTCTTCACTTTGGGATGAGTCGAGCGAGTTTGAAGTTGGTATGTTATTCTCGTCAAGAGAGGCTGTTAAAAATACTACTAAAAAATATCACATGTTAAGACACCCTGACTTTTGCAATGAAGAGACCACAAGTAAAATATATGCTACTAGATGCAGTAATAAAAACAGTAATTATAAGTGGAGAATGCGTGAGTCCCGACAGAAAAGTTCAGATATTTGGAAAATTACTCGTTACAACGGACCTCATGCATGTTCAAATTTAACCATGTTAAACGATCATTGCAAATTGGATTCAAAATTCATTTATCATTTCATTATGCCTATCATTCAAGAACAACTGAGTATAAAGATTTTAGATTTCCAAGCTGAATTTAAAGACAAAATCGATTATGAATCGAGTTATAGTAAAACTTGGAAGGTAAGGCATATGGCAATTGTAAAGATTTATGGAGGTTTGGAAGAATCTTATGGTCGGTTGAGACGATTCATGATAGCATTGTGTAAGCAAAACCCTAAATCTCCTGTCCTTATTGAAGATGAGGAATTATTTATCAATAGTCATTTAGTTTTGGGCTATAAGATTTTTGATAGAATGTTTtgatcattcaaataattaaccAAGGAATTTAAGCATTGTCAGCCTATTAACTCTACATTTTTGTATGGGAAGTATAAGGGCTGTTTATTTTGTGTAACAACCCTAGATGAAAATAAccattgatgtggcccaaccgcaagtgcacgggtcttaCAAGTAATAGAGAAAAGATATCATTcctacgaggagttgtgttaatgatcgaattttttatataaaaattgactaatttgaactatttttgaaattaaagcaataaattgatagatatttAAGTGTGAAATTTGTATATGCAAAATtgataatctattcaacaatgtaatgatttaactaaatttgtatcaaattaaaataagcaaattgagatatgacaagatttaaaatggcaagtaattaaattcgattagaaattaacaatgataaaaaaggcgattccggagttcggaagttcatattcaaactattttgtgatttttaaattggttacccAATCTTAAGAaatttacgggttttaaggagattaattcttaaatcctttgaatactctttcgagtgggacaaagagtgccttaatcaatctaatcctacttttgtGGAGTTGAAATTAATcaaaacccattaagttccttaattaatctgtaaatcctcttaatctttAGTCTATttatagatctaagttaattaagtccagtttcttgattatctatcataaggttttctcctttcggtgcttcaaccatggattaagaacaatacttaatgggatcctacactaagcatgtcattgagcacacaagaaatgaataaaactcattaaaaccacaaaatatggattattcaatcaaaatccataaaatatctcaaatattacatcccaactccagaatctaattaAAACtattcactatccataatatttacaagaaattctgagttaaTATCGAAAT
Proteins encoded in this window:
- the LOC131177562 gene encoding uncharacterized protein LOC131177562, yielding MNQLDIDNESDDSGHVDDEDSEDEDNFSCYSDDIDNDDYGTDLNLSSSLWDESSEFEVGMLFSSREAVKNTTKKYHMLRHPDFCNEETTSKIYATRCSNKNSNYKWRMRESRQKSSDIWKITRYNGPHACSNLTMLNDHCKLDSKFIYHFIMPIIQEQLSIKILDFQAEFKDKIDYESSYSKTWKVRHMAIVKIYGGLEESYGRLRRFMIALCKQNPKSPVLIEDEELFINSHLVLGYKIFDRMF
- the LOC131177566 gene encoding protoporphyrinogen oxidase, chloroplastic-like — encoded protein: MTDIPGGLRDYRNRLVTNHRHVFPNYIVTEARDRAGGNITTIERDGYLWEEGHNSFQPSDPMLTMVVFMQAILQN